From one Plantibacter flavus genomic stretch:
- a CDS encoding DUF4393 domain-containing protein, which yields MGEESGPLGQAKEVIGVTKAVLDIAKENPAARAAGNDAAEALSIIARSVKNVLLPIAAINFGLAKAEAYFKGKFAADMSQKLIVIPESDVVEPKASIAGPALQGLAFSHDEDELRELYLSLLATAMDGRAPDAAHPAFVEIIRQLSAAEVESLSAILRSPGLRVIVEIRLSAGSQPNSYTVFARHVMIGMWYPKHVLEVEPWVDNWIRLGLIEVDYTIWSAEEKSYDWVEKSQSYNTALTDAGGDAERVTWEKGLLRKTAFGQKFAEAVGVLPVDTASD from the coding sequence ATGGGCGAGGAATCAGGGCCGCTTGGTCAGGCGAAGGAAGTAATTGGGGTTACGAAGGCAGTACTCGACATCGCAAAGGAGAATCCCGCGGCTCGTGCGGCCGGGAACGACGCCGCGGAAGCTCTGAGTATCATCGCTAGGTCAGTCAAGAACGTACTGCTACCAATTGCCGCCATCAACTTCGGGCTTGCCAAAGCTGAGGCATACTTCAAAGGAAAGTTCGCCGCGGACATGTCCCAGAAGCTCATCGTCATACCAGAGTCGGATGTGGTGGAGCCCAAGGCGTCGATCGCAGGGCCCGCCTTGCAGGGATTGGCTTTTAGCCACGATGAGGATGAGCTGCGTGAACTTTACCTGAGTCTCTTGGCAACTGCCATGGACGGGCGAGCCCCCGACGCCGCTCACCCTGCCTTCGTGGAGATCATTAGGCAACTGTCGGCCGCCGAGGTGGAATCGTTGAGCGCCATTCTTCGATCACCTGGGTTACGAGTGATTGTAGAGATTCGCCTGTCTGCCGGCAGTCAGCCCAATTCGTACACGGTCTTTGCGCGTCATGTAATGATCGGAATGTGGTATCCGAAGCATGTTCTCGAGGTCGAGCCGTGGGTGGACAACTGGATACGGCTAGGACTGATTGAGGTCGACTACACCATTTGGAGTGCCGAGGAGAAATCATACGACTGGGTCGAGAAGTCCCAGTCCTACAACACAGCGCTCACTGATGCTGGGGGTGACGCAGAGAGAGTGACCTGGGAGAAGGGGCTACTTCGTAAAACGGCATTCGGCCAAAAATTCGCCGAAGCGGTAGGCGTTCTCCCGGTGGACACGGCATCCGACTAA
- a CDS encoding recombinase family protein — MKLIGYARVSTRHQATERQEVDLLAAGVRRDDLYVDHGASGSRASRPQLDRALAALHEGDTFVITTLDRLGRSTLNMLGLAEDLRAKDVGLRVLNLGGSDVDTRTPMGGMVFTVMAAIAQMELEIKRERGIDSVSKRRAAGKDLGGRRASFTDSQVRNAQLLIESGQEATQVAKDLGMSRGTLYRRIKQLGDPR, encoded by the coding sequence ATGAAGCTCATCGGGTACGCACGAGTCTCAACTCGTCACCAGGCCACCGAGCGACAGGAGGTCGATCTGCTCGCGGCCGGCGTTCGACGGGATGATCTATACGTCGACCACGGCGCGAGCGGGTCCAGAGCCAGCCGGCCACAACTTGACCGTGCTCTTGCAGCGCTGCACGAGGGCGATACCTTCGTCATCACTACCCTGGACCGCCTTGGGCGATCGACGCTGAACATGCTCGGACTCGCGGAAGACCTCCGAGCGAAGGACGTTGGACTGCGAGTGCTCAACCTTGGCGGCTCCGACGTCGACACCCGGACACCAATGGGAGGCATGGTCTTCACCGTCATGGCCGCGATCGCGCAAATGGAGTTGGAGATTAAGCGCGAAAGGGGTATCGACTCCGTGTCAAAGCGCCGCGCGGCAGGCAAGGACCTCGGCGGACGCCGGGCGTCATTCACCGATAGTCAGGTCCGGAACGCGCAGCTACTCATCGAGAGCGGTCAGGAAGCCACCCAGGTCGCGAAGGACCTTGGGATGTCTCGCGGCACACTCTATCGTCGCATCAAACAACTTGGCGATCCCCGGTAG
- a CDS encoding SHOCT domain-containing protein, translated as MDLSAYTDNGPSAQELRAAETQRKQVREAARAAQRQAALPKWVDVVVGGRVSGAEVSAINDHCLPGEQPWLVLGTSNAAGVLAAFEDRVMIIKTGLLTSFMAGTLGGGRITTFPFTDITGIEFNGQLITGVLEILTPSYQGTANKDYWRGTSSGRNSNSNDPFTLSNTLPLTKVEYREALPQLNELRRRIQVAKSPRQLTAAPSRGSLVDEIHRLAELHASGALSADEFAAAKQALIARG; from the coding sequence ATGGACCTTTCTGCCTACACGGATAACGGACCATCGGCGCAGGAGCTCCGGGCTGCCGAAACCCAACGGAAACAGGTACGTGAGGCTGCTCGCGCCGCGCAACGACAGGCGGCGCTACCCAAATGGGTTGACGTAGTCGTCGGGGGACGGGTGAGCGGTGCTGAGGTCTCGGCCATCAACGACCATTGCCTGCCCGGTGAGCAGCCGTGGCTCGTACTTGGAACATCGAATGCTGCAGGTGTGCTCGCTGCATTCGAAGATCGCGTGATGATCATCAAGACCGGGTTACTCACCTCCTTCATGGCGGGCACGCTGGGCGGCGGCAGAATTACTACGTTCCCGTTCACGGACATTACGGGCATTGAGTTCAACGGCCAACTGATCACGGGCGTGCTGGAGATCCTGACGCCGAGCTACCAAGGCACAGCGAATAAGGACTACTGGCGAGGCACCTCGAGTGGACGTAACTCAAACTCAAATGACCCCTTCACTCTGTCGAACACGTTGCCATTGACGAAGGTTGAGTATCGGGAGGCGTTGCCGCAACTCAACGAACTTCGTCGGCGGATCCAGGTAGCGAAGTCACCGAGGCAGCTGACAGCTGCGCCCTCTCGTGGTTCGCTGGTCGATGAGATCCATCGCCTGGCGGAACTCCACGCCTCAGGCGCGCTCTCTGCGGATGAGTTCGCTGCCGCGAAGCAGGCTCTCATCGCTCGAGGCTAG
- a CDS encoding FtsK/SpoIIIE domain-containing protein: protein MIRKFIVRLVLRSAAFKMLCVGLVATAVIATLILYFFNPDLFAWVLKALGVIVAVFGAGGLWQLIRRNRFHYWKVRVLTWVLFLAYIAMVAILLLGWAANWVAATVSTLMILIGVWHYVIVRRVHQDADPEIRRVKKQVDNFEEINSAFFNAKLHAADVGRLASKRIGATASQVENAKNTSGPGTITRNGQRYLVPRVVEIEDCPTGPRAIVTIYRGSTVDDYRKAAETLATELRVPGISITQRPQDRARGQLRMDFLLVDPLEAIVPYNDDPSEPVAPDTPWSIGIDESGGDVQMNLAESAHIMIAGATRSGKSVLTYSLLAHVIRMGTSARLLVADPNDTTIAPFEHLVSWSTNSQHPAEPIAMLRWVREEMVRRQSILRSMERDKFSSFSPELPLLVVVIDEAANYMRSSDGKAAAEFNAELMQVVAQGAKSGVRLVLITQRPDSTILPTSVRAQLSARFSFRLEDRETAKMIFPDLEDQDQLLRFDVGVGIMREVASEPRRFRGVYIPDHWAIAKQIPQGMPLIDVHSEDVSTPVPPSKLPATPASRTSDVEVGTPATSAHTSMDELLSNPPAYLQKSHDA, encoded by the coding sequence GTGATTCGCAAGTTCATTGTCAGGTTGGTGCTCAGGTCCGCCGCGTTCAAGATGCTCTGCGTCGGACTCGTCGCCACGGCCGTGATCGCAACTCTAATTCTCTACTTCTTCAACCCCGACCTATTCGCTTGGGTCCTTAAGGCACTTGGGGTGATCGTTGCTGTCTTCGGCGCTGGCGGACTATGGCAGCTCATCCGTCGAAATCGCTTCCACTACTGGAAAGTTCGCGTCCTCACCTGGGTGTTGTTTCTTGCATACATCGCCATGGTCGCGATCCTCCTACTTGGATGGGCTGCGAACTGGGTCGCGGCGACCGTGTCCACGCTGATGATCCTCATCGGCGTATGGCACTACGTGATCGTGCGCCGAGTTCATCAAGATGCTGATCCGGAGATTCGACGCGTCAAGAAGCAGGTGGACAACTTTGAGGAAATCAACTCGGCGTTCTTCAACGCCAAGCTTCACGCGGCAGATGTCGGCAGGCTCGCCAGCAAGCGTATCGGGGCCACTGCATCCCAGGTCGAAAACGCAAAGAATACAAGCGGCCCAGGGACGATCACGCGCAACGGTCAGAGGTATCTGGTCCCCCGAGTGGTCGAGATCGAAGACTGCCCCACCGGACCAAGAGCGATCGTTACGATCTACCGTGGGTCGACTGTGGACGACTACCGAAAGGCCGCTGAGACGTTGGCTACGGAGCTGCGCGTTCCGGGCATCAGCATCACTCAGCGTCCACAGGATCGCGCCCGGGGACAGCTCCGCATGGACTTCCTACTCGTTGACCCCCTCGAGGCGATCGTGCCATACAACGATGACCCGTCAGAGCCAGTCGCACCCGACACCCCCTGGTCCATCGGGATCGATGAATCGGGGGGTGACGTTCAGATGAACCTAGCTGAATCGGCGCACATTATGATCGCGGGTGCCACACGATCCGGCAAGTCGGTCCTCACTTACTCGCTTCTCGCTCACGTGATCCGAATGGGAACGTCCGCTCGGCTTCTCGTCGCAGACCCAAACGATACGACCATCGCGCCCTTCGAGCATCTTGTCTCTTGGTCGACCAACAGCCAACACCCTGCCGAGCCGATCGCGATGCTGCGCTGGGTCCGGGAGGAGATGGTTCGACGACAGTCGATTCTTCGATCGATGGAGCGTGACAAGTTCAGCTCCTTCTCGCCCGAGCTTCCCCTCCTCGTCGTGGTGATCGACGAAGCTGCCAACTACATGCGGAGCTCCGACGGGAAAGCCGCCGCTGAATTCAATGCCGAACTCATGCAGGTCGTCGCTCAGGGTGCGAAGTCGGGTGTGAGACTCGTGCTCATCACGCAACGACCAGACAGCACCATTCTTCCCACCAGCGTGAGAGCCCAGCTCTCGGCGAGGTTCTCTTTCCGCCTTGAGGATCGCGAAACGGCGAAGATGATCTTCCCCGACCTCGAAGACCAGGATCAACTGCTGCGATTCGATGTCGGCGTCGGCATCATGCGTGAAGTGGCTAGCGAACCGCGCCGCTTCCGAGGCGTCTATATCCCCGATCACTGGGCCATTGCGAAGCAGATCCCTCAGGGTATGCCACTCATCGATGTCCACAGTGAGGACGTCTCTACTCCAGTGCCGCCGTCGAAGTTGCCGGCCACGCCCGCGTCTCGCACGTCAGATGTCGAGGTGGGAACGCCCGCGACGAGTGCCCACACCTCAATGGACGAGCTCCTGTCCAACCCACCTGCCTACCTACAGAAGAGTCACGATGCCTAG
- a CDS encoding DUF2637 domain-containing protein — protein MANITAGPVLGGRAFGAVPDVEIHRSVALARMALWGTIVVGIAAMIMSVAAQIEIAEWMMLQAPVTWLLPVVIDGSIVVLSVVATHQRANGRSTRLSWMAVAFYSVVSVVVNALHVITEFPSIEERWGLLQMIVGAVIAAVMPLTIYIVTHSMIGMLVEPPISTSDSRVEVVTRDDARPAVLEASARRPGELPADRPRQASREMDPEFEKRFNASFAPTESSRRSEVGE, from the coding sequence TTGGCGAACATCACAGCAGGACCCGTGCTCGGTGGTCGGGCATTCGGCGCGGTCCCTGACGTCGAGATCCACCGGTCGGTCGCGCTCGCACGTATGGCGCTCTGGGGAACCATTGTCGTCGGCATCGCGGCGATGATCATGTCGGTCGCCGCGCAGATCGAGATCGCTGAGTGGATGATGCTCCAGGCGCCGGTCACTTGGCTTCTGCCTGTCGTCATCGATGGTTCCATCGTCGTCCTCTCGGTCGTTGCGACTCATCAGCGCGCGAACGGCAGATCGACCCGGCTCTCCTGGATGGCGGTCGCCTTCTACTCCGTCGTCAGTGTGGTGGTCAACGCACTGCATGTGATCACCGAGTTCCCGTCGATCGAGGAGCGGTGGGGGCTGTTGCAGATGATCGTGGGGGCTGTCATTGCCGCTGTCATGCCTCTGACGATCTACATCGTGACGCACTCAATGATCGGCATGCTCGTCGAGCCGCCGATCTCCACGAGCGACTCGCGGGTCGAAGTTGTGACGCGCGACGATGCGCGGCCGGCAGTCCTCGAGGCGTCCGCTCGTAGACCTGGAGAACTACCGGCGGATCGGCCTCGTCAGGCTTCTCGCGAGATGGACCCCGAGTTCGAGAAGCGATTCAATGCTTCATTCGCGCCAACCGAAAGCTCGCGTCGAAGCGAGGTAGGAGAATGA
- a CDS encoding WhiB family transcriptional regulator: protein MTTGLFQDIVANLVPVMPERLERFDTPLTYTEIRAQARQVLLVWLRARLTKQPLSSHFTESLACSTESSRDWYFPEWPSANDYEEGAEAEDFKHAYALAEIAQASAKATCADCPLRVQCLALSIGADPSESAPPATEGVWGGLGELAREAVANRFNMSRRAYLNRLSVMADAPHKGGPLMDPSEVEALEEAALRGQSSVRQQTGSSLDFVSR from the coding sequence ATGACGACGGGCCTCTTCCAGGATATTGTTGCCAACCTCGTCCCTGTTATGCCCGAAAGACTAGAACGATTCGATACCCCGCTTACATACACGGAGATTCGAGCGCAAGCTCGGCAAGTGCTTCTGGTGTGGTTGCGCGCTCGCCTCACCAAACAACCGTTGAGTTCGCACTTCACCGAGAGCCTCGCATGCTCGACGGAGTCCTCCCGCGACTGGTACTTCCCGGAGTGGCCCTCCGCGAACGACTACGAGGAGGGAGCAGAAGCGGAGGACTTCAAACATGCGTACGCACTGGCCGAGATCGCACAAGCAAGCGCGAAAGCCACCTGTGCGGACTGCCCGCTGCGAGTTCAATGCCTGGCTCTGTCGATCGGGGCAGATCCTTCGGAATCTGCACCCCCTGCCACAGAGGGTGTCTGGGGAGGCTTGGGAGAGCTTGCCAGGGAAGCGGTCGCCAACCGATTCAACATGAGCCGCCGCGCGTACCTGAATCGCCTATCCGTCATGGCCGACGCACCTCACAAGGGTGGGCCCCTGATGGACCCGTCCGAGGTAGAAGCCCTCGAGGAAGCAGCACTGCGCGGCCAGTCTTCCGTCCGGCAGCAGACCGGGAGTTCGCTCGATTTCGTTTCTCGATGA
- a CDS encoding toll/interleukin-1 receptor domain-containing protein, which produces MIFLSHTKSDKPLVRDVGAQLTLIGEEVFFDEWSIDVGASIPGAIDIALREYETFVLFWSKEAAASAWTKAEYRSAVSTFLDEAKSSRRLVVVRLDDEPVPALIRHHKWIDGRGNPGAGHIVDQVMGYSGSARLVAMQEYIESLDLGFRYFEGYGVAVACKECGAGAVDLEGFHETDYERDDEYAGVRCKKCGWNDGGEI; this is translated from the coding sequence ATGATATTCCTGTCCCACACGAAATCCGATAAACCTCTCGTCAGAGATGTCGGTGCGCAGCTGACGTTGATCGGTGAAGAGGTCTTCTTCGACGAATGGTCGATCGATGTCGGCGCATCAATCCCCGGAGCGATTGACATCGCCCTCCGTGAATATGAGACCTTCGTCCTGTTCTGGTCGAAGGAAGCGGCTGCATCCGCCTGGACCAAAGCGGAGTACCGCTCAGCGGTGAGTACCTTCCTCGACGAGGCCAAGTCGAGTCGACGCCTCGTGGTAGTGCGGCTCGATGATGAACCGGTGCCAGCTCTCATCCGTCACCACAAGTGGATCGACGGACGAGGCAATCCGGGGGCAGGGCATATCGTCGATCAGGTCATGGGCTACTCCGGTTCGGCTCGGCTCGTTGCCATGCAGGAGTACATCGAGTCCCTTGACCTCGGATTCAGGTACTTCGAGGGTTACGGCGTGGCAGTTGCCTGCAAGGAATGTGGCGCCGGTGCGGTTGATCTCGAAGGTTTCCACGAAACGGACTACGAACGAGACGATGAATACGCGGGCGTTCGATGCAAGAAGTGCGGCTGGAATGACGGCGGAGAGATCTGA
- a CDS encoding replication initiation protein has product MSKDRDFKRQHHLGPSRYDELPNYEYVAFTKKTYAPVMTIDVDAQFALSAIAQLRVIPNWIGVNAKSGHYQLISYLDRPVMGQERFSNERGRYNRVQRSLSSVLDGGDRHFARNLARNPLSANGEYSWHLVHHEAHSLDELEAAAGGSLAVEARVSTPPVSASSPRKRGTNSSSHGGVTAYRTISMGALAVSVDAMGQVMRNETIFRAGLAEARRLLSAGGPVTMRHMVDYLSWINQELGRADPRGPREMGCVIGAADSVVRYANDGSLIARGPKYSAAQRSAGGKTRAAQTRDSGLWDRIAEGGRVRGAEASRQVRAARSNDRKEEVRKLLSEGLSVADIMERTGLSRSSITRARKLD; this is encoded by the coding sequence GTGTCGAAGGATCGAGACTTCAAGCGTCAACATCATCTTGGACCATCGCGTTACGACGAGCTACCAAACTATGAGTATGTTGCCTTCACGAAGAAGACTTACGCTCCGGTCATGACGATCGATGTAGACGCACAGTTCGCGCTCTCGGCAATTGCGCAACTCAGAGTCATACCAAACTGGATCGGCGTCAACGCAAAGAGCGGTCATTACCAGCTGATCTCTTATCTCGATCGTCCGGTGATGGGGCAGGAGAGGTTCTCAAATGAGAGAGGTCGCTATAATCGCGTTCAGCGATCCCTCTCCAGCGTGCTCGATGGTGGTGATCGCCACTTTGCCCGCAATCTCGCCCGGAATCCGCTATCGGCCAACGGCGAGTACAGCTGGCACCTTGTGCATCACGAGGCGCACAGTCTCGACGAACTGGAGGCAGCGGCAGGCGGTTCGCTTGCCGTGGAGGCGCGAGTGTCGACGCCTCCCGTCTCGGCTTCTTCGCCGCGAAAGAGGGGGACGAACTCATCAAGCCACGGCGGAGTCACCGCGTATCGCACGATAAGCATGGGAGCCCTCGCCGTCAGTGTTGACGCGATGGGGCAGGTGATGCGCAATGAAACCATTTTTCGAGCAGGGCTGGCCGAAGCTCGCCGGCTCCTCTCGGCGGGGGGACCGGTCACCATGCGCCACATGGTCGACTACCTCAGTTGGATCAATCAAGAACTGGGCCGTGCTGACCCTCGCGGTCCAAGGGAAATGGGGTGTGTTATTGGAGCCGCAGATTCGGTCGTGAGGTACGCGAACGACGGATCGTTGATTGCGCGTGGCCCGAAATATTCTGCAGCGCAGCGCTCGGCGGGGGGTAAAACGCGTGCAGCTCAGACGAGAGACAGCGGGCTATGGGACCGGATTGCGGAAGGCGGGCGGGTGAGGGGTGCAGAGGCTAGTCGGCAGGTACGGGCGGCTCGGAGCAATGACAGGAAGGAAGAAGTGAGGAAGCTTCTGAGTGAGGGTCTCTCAGTCGCAGATATCATGGAGCGCACAGGGTTATCAAGGTCCAGTATTACCCGTGCTCGAAAACTGGATTGA